The stretch of DNA ACCGGCCCGAAGTCAACCTGCCGGGCTTCAACGTCCAGGTGGAACCGCAATCACTGAATTTCGCCAAGTCAGGCCAGACGCGTGAGGTTACCCTGACCATCAGGAACGTCAGCGCCCCGGTGGGCAAGTTCAGCACCGGCAGCCTTACGTGGAAGGGCCCGCGCACCGTGAGCTCGCCGATCGCCATCCGGCCCGTGGACGCACAGATCGCACCGTCGTTCTCCTTCGACTCGGCAACCGGAACCGGCAGCGGGACCATGGAACTGGTCTCCGGGTCGGACAACCCCATCAAGGTAGGGGTGGAAGGCCTTGCTCCGCTGAGCCAGACTGCGATCACCAAGACCCCCGGGGAATACGCGCCGGCCAACGATGCGCACAACGCACTGCTCCGGGTGACAGTGCCGGAAGGAGCATCCTTCGCCCGCCTGGGTGTCCAGGCCCAATCCAACGACGTCGACTGGGACATGGTGGTCTACGCACCGAATGCCGCGGGAGGACTGACGGCAACCCAGGTGGCGACGGCTTCGGCCAGCGAGTTCCTGGATCTGGAGGCGCCGCGTGCCGGCACCTACTACATCGTGGCCAACCTATACTCCACGCCGGACAACGGGGCGGCCACGGCGACGGTTCAGGCCGTGACATTTGCCGGGGATGCGGGCAACCTCACGGTGGACCCCAATCCGATCGTGGCTCCCAACGGCACCGCCACCTCGGCCACACTGTCCTGGACAGGCCTGTCCGAAGGGGCCTACCTGTCGCGCCTGAGCCTGGGCGATAACGGCATCAGGACCTGGGTCAACGTCCAGGTGGGTGCAGCCTCGGCAGCCCCATCGGGAGCTCCACAAGTAGCCTTCGCGGACGGCGTCCCCGCGGCTTAGCAGCAGGCGTTTACAAAAAGCAGGATCCCGGGCGGTTGGACCGTCCGGGATCCTGCTTTTTGCCGGTAAATCTAGGTGCTGCCCCAGGCGCCACCTGTGCTGCCCAACAGGGGTGCCATTGCCTTCCACCGGGAGATTTCGCAGCCGTCCGTCCGCGTGAATACAGAATCGACCGGGCGCCCGTGGAACGTCCCGGTGACCAGGGCAACCTGCGGCCCGCCGTACTGCTGGGTGCACAGCCTGGGCGGCCCGGGCTTCGGGAAGAAGATGTCCTCACCGTGCTCCCGGACTGCTGCCAGCGCAGCTTCCGGATCCGGGAGGTTGCTCTCAGCGGAATGGCCGTCGTCGTCGGCCACCAGCCGAAAGAGGTATTCGGCTGCCTCAGGGGTTTCCCGAAGCCTGATGGTCAGGTCGATCATGACGCAGCATCTCCTGTGAGCGCGGCCAGCTCGAGGGCAAGCTTTTCACGGAGTGCGGCTGCCTCGGCGGCGAAAGAACGCTGGCGTTCCACGTAGGCGGCTTTGCCCTGCTGGGTTTCGATGGGAATGGCCGGGTAGCCCCACTCGGCAAGGTCGTACGGGGACGCCTGCATGTCCATGACCCGGATCCGCCAGGACAGCTCAAAGCAATCCATCACCAGTTCGCTGGGCAGGGCCGGCAGCAGCTTGTAGGCCCACTTGTACAGGTCCATGTTGGCGTGCAGGCACCCCGGCTGCTCCAGCTGCCGTTGAGTTTCACGGCTGGGTGCCAGTTCAT from Pseudarthrobacter siccitolerans encodes:
- a CDS encoding serine protease inhibitor, yielding MIDLTIRLRETPEAAEYLFRLVADDDGHSAESNLPDPEAALAAVREHGEDIFFPKPGPPRLCTQQYGGPQVALVTGTFHGRPVDSVFTRTDGCEISRWKAMAPLLGSTGGAWGST